A window of the Isosphaera pallida ATCC 43644 genome harbors these coding sequences:
- the rlmN gene encoding 23S rRNA (adenine(2503)-C(2))-methyltransferase RlmN produces MLGSPASVLELDSRTAWSGAGREGADHGTPAARRAGATLPGLTAWLAERGEPAYRSDQVARWIFQKRARSFAVMTDLPAGLRLALESSWAVYQTRVIRRQTATDGTDKLLLECRDGRRIETVLMREEDRRTVCVSSQVGCGMGCVFCASGLKGVERNLTVGEITEELLHARDLLPEHERLTNIVVMGMGESLANLENLIAALDRICSPSGLGLSQRAVTISTVGLPEKIKRLAALDRRYHLAVSLHAPTEELRDQLVPINHKVGLRAVMEAADHYFAVTGRQVTFEYVLLGGINDRDRDARDLVALLAGRKAHVNLIPYNPVAGLPYERPAPRDLDRFVRRCRQGGLSVSVRKTKGKRIDAACGQLRRRIAEATIPASAGNAGAAIELATPGGSIARLGG; encoded by the coding sequence ATGCTTGGCTCACCTGCGTCCGTGTTGGAACTGGATTCCCGCACAGCCTGGTCCGGGGCGGGGCGGGAGGGGGCCGACCACGGTACGCCGGCCGCGCGTCGAGCGGGCGCGACGTTGCCGGGTCTAACGGCCTGGCTGGCCGAGCGGGGTGAACCGGCCTATCGCTCCGACCAGGTGGCACGCTGGATTTTCCAGAAACGGGCCCGGTCGTTTGCGGTGATGACCGACCTGCCCGCCGGGCTTCGTCTCGCCCTGGAATCCTCCTGGGCGGTGTATCAAACTCGGGTGATCCGTCGCCAAACCGCCACCGACGGCACCGACAAGCTGCTGCTGGAGTGCCGCGACGGGCGACGCATCGAAACCGTCTTGATGCGTGAGGAGGACCGTCGCACCGTCTGCGTCAGCTCCCAGGTGGGTTGCGGCATGGGCTGCGTCTTCTGCGCCAGCGGCCTCAAGGGGGTCGAACGCAACCTCACCGTCGGCGAGATCACCGAGGAACTGCTCCACGCCCGCGACCTTCTGCCCGAACACGAGCGCCTGACCAACATCGTGGTCATGGGGATGGGGGAAAGCTTGGCCAACCTCGAGAACCTCATCGCCGCCCTTGATCGCATCTGCTCCCCGTCCGGCTTGGGACTGAGCCAACGCGCTGTTACGATTTCCACTGTGGGTCTGCCCGAGAAAATCAAACGCCTGGCAGCGCTGGATCGCCGCTACCACCTGGCGGTTTCGCTCCACGCCCCGACCGAGGAGCTGCGCGACCAACTCGTGCCGATCAACCACAAGGTCGGACTGAGGGCGGTTATGGAGGCGGCCGACCACTACTTCGCCGTCACTGGACGCCAAGTTACATTCGAATATGTGCTTCTTGGTGGGATCAATGACCGCGACCGCGACGCCCGCGACCTGGTCGCCCTGCTTGCCGGACGCAAGGCCCACGTTAACCTCATTCCCTATAACCCGGTGGCCGGGTTGCCTTACGAGCGTCCCGCCCCGCGCGATCTGGACCGGTTCGTGAGGCGATGCCGCCAAGGAGGGCTGAGTGTTTCGGTCCGCAAAACCAAGGGCAAACGGATTGACGCGGCGTGCGGTCAACTGCGACGCCGCATCGCCGAGGCAACTATTCCCGCTTCGGCTGGGAACGCCGGCGCGGCGATTGAACTGGCCACGCCGGGCGGGTCCATCGCTCGACTGGGCGGCTGA
- a CDS encoding RNA polymerase sigma factor — protein sequence MSRPTLDGAPPSNPSPLPMSSGLGGVAGIPGGPECWNHWLADPDPLTRDWAARDPDVRLMLATRAGVPGAFERIVSHYQDRLLGIVAHLVGRGSGTSDETEDLVQEIFLRVHRARTSYTPRSKFSTWLFTIANHVVANHLRSKGRRPWVTASATTMAPTGVLASAPSREATPSTQLKRDELARVVQEALNELSEDQKLAVLLQKFEDLGYAEIAAILGKSEAAVKSLLARARRTLRERLQAYLDGD from the coding sequence ATGTCGCGTCCCACGCTCGATGGCGCTCCACCTTCCAATCCCTCGCCGCTTCCCATGTCGTCGGGGTTGGGGGGGGTGGCCGGAATCCCTGGCGGTCCCGAGTGTTGGAACCACTGGCTCGCCGATCCCGACCCGTTGACCCGCGACTGGGCCGCCCGCGATCCTGACGTTCGCCTGATGTTGGCGACTCGCGCGGGGGTTCCTGGCGCGTTCGAGCGGATTGTCTCCCATTACCAGGACCGCCTTTTAGGAATCGTCGCCCACTTGGTCGGACGCGGCTCGGGAACCTCTGACGAGACAGAGGACCTAGTTCAGGAGATCTTTCTAAGAGTCCACCGCGCCCGCACCAGTTACACGCCCCGCTCCAAGTTTTCGACCTGGCTGTTCACGATCGCCAACCATGTCGTTGCCAACCACCTCCGCTCCAAGGGCCGACGCCCTTGGGTGACGGCTTCGGCGACCACGATGGCTCCCACTGGCGTTTTGGCGTCGGCCCCTTCACGCGAGGCGACCCCCTCGACCCAACTCAAGCGGGACGAGCTAGCTCGGGTGGTCCAAGAAGCGCTAAACGAGTTGAGCGAGGATCAAAAGCTCGCGGTGCTGCTTCAGAAGTTCGAGGACCTGGGCTACGCCGAAATCGCTGCGATCCTTGGCAAAAGTGAGGCGGCGGTCAAATCGCTGCTGGCCCGCGCTCGGCGGACGCTGCGGGAACGTCTTCAAGCCTATCTCGATGGCGATTAG
- a CDS encoding ComF family protein, with product MSHIASLDADPDRSAAAGAESDGVARSLFALNLNPADPRRGWRGWLREVGASLDRVLFVQGCQICGGHVDDDPRAAPWCLDCRAELIESVPHCCLRCGQAVGPFASATLKQGCARCRGRSLGFEGVVALGPYQGPIRALCLHLKRASGAWLGAWLMDLTIESRFERLRSLELKTDPDGRPPLVTSIPLHWRRRWARGYNQADDLAARLAQRLDLPWRRVLRRIRPTPKLAGRSPTERLDLMRRAFQVISSRRSCLERRDILLVDDVLTTGATTGAAARVLKRAGAARVFVVVIARTEPNR from the coding sequence ATGTCCCACATCGCGTCCCTGGATGCCGATCCCGACCGCTCCGCCGCCGCCGGTGCGGAATCCGACGGCGTCGCGCGGTCGTTGTTCGCCTTGAACCTGAATCCAGCGGACCCCCGACGCGGCTGGAGGGGCTGGCTGCGCGAGGTGGGTGCGAGTTTGGACCGCGTCCTGTTCGTGCAGGGCTGCCAAATTTGCGGCGGCCATGTGGACGACGACCCCCGCGCGGCTCCGTGGTGCCTCGATTGCCGGGCCGAACTGATCGAATCGGTTCCGCATTGCTGCCTGCGTTGCGGCCAGGCGGTCGGGCCCTTTGCCTCGGCCACCTTAAAGCAAGGCTGCGCCCGCTGCCGGGGACGTTCGCTCGGCTTTGAGGGGGTCGTGGCGTTGGGACCCTATCAGGGACCGATCCGGGCTTTGTGCCTCCATCTCAAACGCGCCTCGGGAGCCTGGCTAGGGGCGTGGCTGATGGATCTAACGATTGAAAGTCGCTTTGAACGACTGCGGTCGCTCGAACTCAAAACCGACCCTGATGGGCGTCCCCCCCTGGTGACCTCCATTCCGCTCCACTGGCGACGCCGTTGGGCGCGGGGCTACAATCAGGCGGACGATCTGGCCGCCCGCTTGGCTCAGCGGCTCGACCTTCCCTGGCGACGGGTGTTGCGGAGGATTCGGCCCACCCCCAAGCTCGCTGGACGCTCGCCGACCGAGCGGCTCGACCTGATGCGTCGGGCCTTCCAGGTGATTTCATCCCGCCGTTCCTGCTTGGAGCGACGCGATATCCTCCTAGTGGACGATGTTCTCACCACCGGCGCGACCACGGGCGCGGCCGCCCGAGTCCTCAAACGAGCCGGAGCCGCGCGAGTCTTTGTGGTGGTCATCGCCCGCACGGAACCCAACCGCTGA
- the hemC gene encoding hydroxymethylbilane synthase: MLSPTTACSSSPLPSHRRVRIGTRGSPLARWQAEWVAARLRDAWPGLTVELVEIKTLGDRDRNSPLASIGGAGLFTKEIQRALLDCRVEIAVHSLKDLPTQPVEGLILGAVPPREEPRDALIAPAHGLLEHLPAAARVGTGSLRRRAQLLWMRPDLEVVGVRGNVETRLNHALEGRLDAVLLAVAGLRRLGLDSAITQTLGPPDFLPAVGQGALGIECRGDDPDTLALLAPLDDPASRASVLAERALLADLEAGCMVPLGAWGRSEADGLLALDAAVLDPAGRQRLAAHASGPANDPQTLGLAVAAELRRQGAEALLRPCGEEPAKEPSSSH, from the coding sequence GTGTTGTCCCCTACCACGGCCTGCTCTTCGTCCCCCCTCCCATCGCACCGTCGCGTCCGCATCGGCACCCGCGGCAGTCCCCTCGCGCGCTGGCAGGCGGAATGGGTGGCGGCTCGTCTCCGCGACGCTTGGCCCGGCTTGACCGTCGAACTCGTCGAAATCAAAACCCTAGGCGACCGCGACCGCAACTCCCCCCTGGCCTCCATCGGCGGCGCGGGGCTCTTCACCAAGGAAATTCAGCGCGCTTTGCTGGATTGCCGGGTAGAGATCGCCGTCCACAGCCTCAAGGATCTGCCCACGCAGCCGGTTGAAGGATTGATCCTGGGGGCGGTCCCGCCCCGCGAGGAACCCCGCGACGCCCTGATTGCTCCGGCTCACGGTCTACTCGAACACCTTCCCGCCGCAGCCCGGGTCGGCACCGGTTCGTTGCGCCGCCGAGCCCAACTGTTGTGGATGCGTCCCGATTTGGAAGTCGTCGGAGTGCGGGGCAACGTCGAAACCCGACTCAACCACGCCCTTGAAGGTCGTCTCGATGCTGTACTGCTGGCGGTCGCCGGTCTGCGTCGCCTGGGTCTGGACTCGGCGATCACCCAAACTCTGGGACCGCCCGACTTTCTGCCGGCCGTCGGCCAAGGAGCGCTAGGGATCGAGTGCCGCGGCGACGATCCCGATACCCTTGCCCTGCTCGCCCCGCTGGACGACCCAGCCAGCCGCGCCTCCGTTCTGGCCGAACGCGCGCTGCTGGCCGACCTGGAAGCCGGGTGCATGGTCCCCCTGGGAGCCTGGGGCCGCTCGGAGGCGGATGGCCTTCTCGCGCTGGATGCGGCGGTGCTGGACCCCGCCGGACGCCAACGCCTCGCCGCCCACGCCTCCGGTCCAGCCAATGACCCCCAAACCCTAGGGTTGGCCGTTGCCGCCGAACTCCGCCGCCAAGGGGCTGAAGCCCTCCTGCGTCCTTGTGGCGAAGAACCGGCGAAGGAACCGTCCTCGTCTCATTAA
- a CDS encoding pyridoxal phosphate-dependent aminotransferase, with protein sequence MNSPLLATKTARFAESVIRGMSIEAARHQAVNLAQGMPDFPAPREIKEAACQAIQSDINQYAITWGARALREAIAEHAGWHLHLPIDPETEITVTCGSTEAMLVVLMSLINPGDEVILTEPFYENYWPDCVIAGAEPRFVPMRPPHWRLDLDELAAAFTNRTKAIILCNPNNPTGTVLNAQELQTVASLCQRWDVVAITDEIYEHIVYDGRIHRCLAALDGMKERSVVIGGMSKTYSVTGWRIGTILAPAPLTKAFRQMHDFVSIGAAAPLQEAGAVAYRLPRSYYDRLAADYQARRDRLCDALERIGFGLTRPEGAYYVMADFDAFAPGESDTHFARRLVRDYGVATVPGSSFFLNHRELGRSMVRFCFCKRDETLDAAIERLERLRALV encoded by the coding sequence ATGAACTCCCCGCTGCTGGCGACTAAGACAGCGCGTTTCGCCGAGAGCGTGATTCGGGGCATGTCGATCGAGGCGGCCCGCCACCAGGCGGTCAATCTCGCTCAGGGGATGCCCGACTTTCCGGCCCCCCGGGAAATCAAGGAGGCCGCCTGCCAGGCGATCCAAAGCGACATCAATCAGTACGCCATCACCTGGGGAGCCCGCGCCCTGCGCGAGGCGATCGCCGAACACGCTGGTTGGCATCTTCATTTGCCGATCGATCCCGAAACCGAGATTACCGTCACCTGCGGCTCGACCGAGGCCATGCTGGTGGTGCTCATGTCGCTCATCAACCCCGGCGACGAGGTCATCCTCACCGAGCCGTTTTATGAAAACTACTGGCCCGACTGCGTTATCGCCGGGGCTGAACCGCGATTCGTCCCCATGCGTCCGCCCCACTGGCGGCTCGACCTCGACGAACTGGCCGCCGCCTTCACCAACCGTACCAAGGCCATCATCCTCTGCAACCCCAACAACCCCACCGGAACCGTTCTCAACGCCCAGGAACTTCAGACGGTCGCCAGCCTTTGCCAGCGTTGGGACGTCGTCGCCATCACCGACGAGATCTATGAACACATTGTTTATGATGGTCGAATTCATCGCTGTTTGGCGGCGTTGGACGGAATGAAGGAACGTTCGGTGGTGATCGGCGGCATGTCCAAAACCTACTCGGTGACCGGCTGGCGCATCGGCACGATCCTGGCCCCCGCCCCCTTGACCAAAGCCTTTCGACAGATGCACGACTTCGTTTCGATCGGCGCAGCAGCCCCCCTGCAGGAGGCCGGGGCGGTCGCTTATCGCCTGCCGCGATCCTACTACGACCGTCTTGCCGCCGACTATCAGGCCCGACGCGACCGGCTTTGCGACGCCCTGGAACGAATCGGCTTTGGGCTGACCCGCCCCGAGGGAGCCTACTACGTCATGGCCGACTTCGACGCCTTTGCCCCCGGCGAGTCGGACACCCACTTTGCGCGACGGTTGGTCCGCGACTACGGCGTGGCCACCGTTCCTGGCTCCTCCTTCTTCCTCAATCACCGCGAGTTGGGCCGCTCGATGGTCCGCTTCTGCTTCTGCAAACGCGACGAGACCCTCGACGCAGCCATCGAGCGTCTAGAACGCCTGCGGGCGCTAGTCTGA
- a CDS encoding Gfo/Idh/MocA family protein, producing MDRLRIAVAGCGVAARAHTNRLARRRDVRIVALADPDLQAAQRLAEGLIGAGPGVEAEGPTVFGDHVSMLRAVHPDALAVFTPHLHHFRVALDGLLAGCHVFVEKPLCTNVQEATDLVNVARARDRILAVGHQYRLRPTLKQAKQRLAEGRIGRPRLAVGLLAQPWLAAHAGGEDSWRFDPRIAGSGILTDSGDHLLDTLLWVLGTPALEATAIQDRLDSGLDVVTAAAVKLAPNLPATLAVSGVSAGSLFELTILGETGALRVSETLLQERLGDQPFQTIAEEVSGSAGDGPDFQVSQVAGDSIDDDFVEAARGRRFPSCPGDQALGTVKLLEAIARSAATGRPVAIA from the coding sequence ATGGACCGACTTCGAATCGCCGTCGCCGGATGCGGGGTGGCCGCGCGAGCGCATACCAACCGGTTGGCGCGGCGTCGGGACGTGCGGATCGTGGCCCTGGCCGATCCCGACCTCCAGGCAGCCCAACGCTTGGCTGAAGGTCTTATTGGAGCCGGTCCCGGCGTGGAGGCCGAGGGTCCGACCGTCTTCGGCGACCATGTCAGCATGCTTCGCGCCGTCCATCCGGATGCCCTAGCGGTCTTCACCCCACACCTGCACCACTTCCGAGTGGCGCTGGATGGCCTTCTGGCCGGTTGCCACGTCTTCGTGGAAAAGCCGCTTTGCACCAACGTCCAAGAGGCGACCGACCTGGTCAATGTGGCCCGCGCCCGCGATCGGATTTTGGCGGTGGGCCACCAATACCGCCTGCGTCCCACGCTCAAGCAGGCCAAGCAACGGTTGGCCGAGGGACGGATTGGACGGCCCCGCTTGGCGGTCGGCCTACTCGCCCAACCCTGGCTGGCCGCTCACGCCGGCGGCGAGGACAGCTGGCGGTTTGATCCCCGCATCGCCGGCTCGGGCATCCTGACCGATTCGGGCGACCACCTGCTTGACACTCTGCTTTGGGTTCTCGGCACCCCCGCGCTGGAAGCGACCGCCATTCAGGATCGCCTCGACTCAGGCCTCGACGTGGTGACCGCCGCCGCCGTCAAGCTCGCTCCCAACCTGCCGGCCACGCTGGCCGTCTCGGGCGTCTCGGCGGGATCGCTCTTCGAGCTGACCATCCTTGGTGAAACCGGCGCATTGCGTGTCAGCGAAACGCTCCTCCAGGAACGACTTGGCGATCAGCCCTTCCAGACAATCGCGGAGGAGGTCTCCGGCTCTGCTGGAGACGGTCCTGATTTCCAAGTGTCCCAGGTTGCGGGCGACTCGATCGACGACGATTTCGTCGAGGCGGCGCGGGGACGCCGCTTCCCTAGTTGCCCCGGTGACCAGGCGCTCGGAACGGTCAAATTGCTGGAAGCGATCGCACGTTCGGCGGCAACCGGCCGTCCGGTCGCCATCGCCTAA
- a CDS encoding ABC transporter permease subunit, whose product MFAGPILAREFLTIPRPLRFYLIRAAYAGMLFVTMWTAWQSLIGWQNVNAVGTMARFGNVLYKIFALGELTLMLFFAPIAAAVAIAFEKDRRTFTLLMMTDLSDLEIVVGKLVASLVMVATLLATSAPVFFVCLLLGGISFRQLGEVLTVTASAGLAGGSLGLLIALWRDRTFPTLALTILVVALSLGLIELLGILLPGVTFLGSPLAVTLNPFRNLYAILEPVDPARTGAGLAFMTVSILVSLALNTISVVMLRRWNPSRNEPREQREGVEETESSEGIEQIDEETPAQITEELKLRIPRRRHRRIAPPPRPYRVPWDTPIIWRELKTRAYGSKPLIIKGAFVAAFALAVGFGLVNPAMLAPSFAFVAVLSLLLVNAQAVTALTSERDTGALDLLLVTELSPREFILGKLYGAIYNTKEMVALPLLYLLMLAWMGRIDWEVAVSVFLGFVLMVHFAAMLGLHSAITYTSSRTAIATSLGTLFFLMVGIIVCAFLIILSDRDFGRQLLSFLIFIGAGSVGLFLALGSKNPSPAIGWVAALTPFWTFYCVIGVLNGDDPFGILAVGFSLYSFALAAMMIPAISDFDIALGRTNAIQG is encoded by the coding sequence TTGTTTGCTGGGCCGATCCTCGCGCGGGAGTTTCTGACAATCCCACGTCCTCTGCGGTTTTACTTGATCCGAGCGGCCTACGCTGGGATGCTCTTCGTGACGATGTGGACGGCCTGGCAGTCGCTCATTGGCTGGCAGAACGTCAACGCCGTGGGCACGATGGCCCGATTCGGCAACGTGCTTTACAAAATCTTCGCGCTGGGCGAATTGACGCTCATGCTCTTCTTTGCGCCAATCGCCGCGGCCGTAGCGATCGCCTTTGAGAAGGATCGCCGCACCTTCACGCTGTTGATGATGACCGACCTCTCCGACCTGGAGATCGTCGTGGGCAAGCTGGTGGCCAGCCTGGTGATGGTGGCGACCCTGCTTGCGACCTCGGCTCCGGTCTTCTTCGTTTGCCTGCTCCTGGGCGGCATCTCATTCCGACAGCTGGGCGAGGTGCTGACCGTGACGGCCTCGGCCGGTCTGGCCGGGGGATCGCTCGGATTATTGATCGCGCTTTGGCGCGATCGCACCTTCCCCACGTTGGCTTTGACGATCTTGGTGGTGGCGTTGTCGTTGGGTCTTATCGAGTTGCTGGGGATCTTGCTGCCGGGGGTCACGTTCTTGGGTTCACCCCTGGCGGTGACGCTTAACCCCTTCCGCAACCTCTACGCCATCCTTGAGCCGGTCGATCCCGCCCGCACCGGAGCGGGTCTGGCGTTTATGACGGTGTCGATTCTGGTCTCGCTGGCGCTCAACACCATTTCGGTCGTGATGCTTCGGCGTTGGAATCCCTCCCGCAACGAGCCGCGTGAACAACGCGAAGGGGTTGAGGAGACCGAGTCCTCCGAGGGAATCGAACAGATCGACGAGGAGACCCCAGCGCAGATCACCGAGGAGCTCAAGTTGCGGATTCCCCGCCGTCGTCACCGGCGGATCGCTCCGCCGCCGCGTCCCTACCGGGTTCCCTGGGACACCCCGATCATCTGGCGGGAACTCAAGACGAGAGCCTACGGCTCCAAGCCGCTCATCATCAAAGGAGCTTTCGTCGCCGCCTTCGCCCTGGCGGTGGGCTTCGGTTTGGTCAACCCGGCGATGTTGGCCCCGTCGTTCGCCTTCGTGGCGGTGCTTAGCCTGCTGCTGGTCAACGCCCAAGCCGTCACCGCCTTGACCTCCGAACGCGACACTGGCGCACTCGATCTGCTGCTGGTCACCGAGTTGTCGCCGCGCGAGTTCATCCTGGGCAAGCTCTACGGCGCGATCTACAACACCAAGGAAATGGTGGCCCTGCCGCTACTTTACCTCCTGATGCTGGCCTGGATGGGCCGGATCGACTGGGAAGTGGCCGTGTCGGTGTTCTTAGGCTTCGTCCTGATGGTTCACTTTGCGGCGATGCTGGGCCTTCATTCGGCCATCACCTACACCAGCAGCCGCACCGCCATCGCCACCAGCCTGGGAACGCTGTTCTTCCTCATGGTCGGCATCATCGTCTGCGCGTTTTTGATCATTCTGTCCGACCGCGATTTCGGACGGCAGCTGCTGAGTTTCTTGATCTTCATTGGAGCCGGAAGCGTAGGGCTGTTCCTGGCGCTGGGGTCGAAAAACCCCTCGCCAGCGATCGGTTGGGTGGCGGCCCTGACGCCGTTTTGGACATTCTACTGCGTCATCGGCGTCCTCAACGGCGACGACCCGTTCGGCATCCTGGCGGTCGGGTTCTCATTGTATTCGTTCGCGTTGGCGGCCATGATGATCCCGGCGATCTCGGATTTCGACATCGCCTTGGGACGAACCAACGCTATCCAGGGTTGA
- a CDS encoding family 16 glycoside hydrolase: MRLLRFVPFLVCGAWGDLPAFWVATAATPPSTPISHVVPARPDDPWTLTHDFVASCRNADGGFGPAPNQPSTLGATSAATRVLKCLGGTLDDPLSVLKFVHACWDQTSGGFAPTPGGTPDPNTTSVGLMVWADLRIDQPEEVPQRALAYLSDQARDFDTIRLAVAGVEAIGGPSKLDPAVRDAWREQILARRRPDGLFGEGDRPNAFATGSAFVALMRLGQSPEELDRDRVIALILDQQRSDGGWSDGSSPEAPSTLSATYRIVRALRMTNTPPRNLDALRSFIAACRNPDGSFRNRPDAPVEDRSATYFAAILHQWSRELDHLPAVVETAGFQPLFDGRTLTGWEGGAPGLWTVRDGVLVGDSPGIAKNDFLATEEEFEDFILKLSFRLTGGPDANSGVQFRSARIPNSHEMIGYQADIGKGYWGSLYDESRRNRVLAAGRKEAVDSVAVNGWNTYEIRAIGPDIRLTLNGVPSVAYREQDEAIPRRGQIAVQVHSGGPLKVEFQELWIQRLPHLTSDARPDGVAPTPNVPGFHRRYLQPAQAGEDPRAYTVWLPPAYDGVKTFPILIFLHGSGERGVDGLAPAQVGLGPALVNHPDRYPYVVLFPQARERWSGDGTDMDAVVALLDDVTASYKVDPNRVALTGLSMGGAGCWNLALRMPERFRAVAPVCGFVDPARVTPLKNVPFWVVVGDADRLLPGSRGPVQALEALGARPVYKEHRGVGHNSWDRAYDDPAFARWLAERLEVHDGE, from the coding sequence ATGAGGCTGCTTCGGTTCGTCCCGTTCTTGGTTTGCGGGGCATGGGGGGATCTTCCCGCGTTCTGGGTCGCTACAGCCGCGACGCCGCCTTCAACGCCCATCTCGCACGTCGTGCCCGCGCGACCCGACGATCCCTGGACGCTCACTCACGACTTCGTGGCCTCTTGCCGCAATGCCGACGGCGGCTTTGGGCCAGCCCCTAATCAACCCTCGACCCTGGGCGCGACCAGCGCTGCGACGCGCGTTCTCAAATGCCTCGGCGGCACCCTCGACGATCCCCTGAGCGTTCTCAAATTTGTCCACGCCTGTTGGGATCAAACCAGTGGCGGCTTCGCGCCGACCCCCGGCGGCACTCCCGACCCCAACACCACCTCGGTGGGTCTAATGGTTTGGGCCGACCTTCGGATCGACCAACCCGAAGAGGTTCCCCAACGGGCATTAGCCTATCTGTCGGACCAGGCCCGCGACTTCGACACGATCCGCCTGGCGGTTGCCGGGGTCGAGGCGATCGGCGGCCCCTCCAAGCTGGATCCCGCCGTCCGCGACGCCTGGCGCGAGCAGATTTTGGCCCGACGACGGCCCGACGGTCTCTTCGGCGAAGGGGACCGCCCTAACGCCTTTGCCACCGGAAGTGCGTTCGTCGCCCTGATGAGGCTGGGCCAATCGCCTGAGGAACTCGACCGCGATCGAGTAATCGCCCTGATCCTCGACCAGCAGCGTTCCGACGGCGGATGGTCCGACGGCTCCAGCCCAGAGGCTCCCTCCACCCTATCGGCCACCTATCGGATCGTCCGGGCGCTGCGGATGACCAACACCCCTCCCCGCAACCTCGACGCCCTGCGCTCCTTCATCGCCGCCTGCCGCAACCCCGACGGCTCGTTCCGCAATCGTCCCGACGCCCCCGTCGAGGATCGCTCCGCCACCTACTTCGCGGCGATTCTGCATCAGTGGAGCCGTGAACTCGACCACCTGCCCGCTGTTGTCGAGACCGCCGGCTTCCAACCCCTCTTCGACGGTCGAACCCTCACTGGTTGGGAGGGAGGCGCGCCCGGGCTTTGGACCGTCCGCGACGGGGTTCTCGTCGGCGACTCGCCCGGGATCGCCAAAAACGACTTCCTCGCCACCGAGGAGGAGTTCGAGGACTTCATTCTCAAGCTGAGCTTCCGCCTCACCGGTGGACCCGACGCCAACAGCGGGGTTCAGTTTCGCAGCGCCCGCATTCCCAACAGCCACGAGATGATCGGCTATCAGGCCGACATCGGCAAAGGCTATTGGGGGTCGCTCTACGACGAATCCCGCCGCAATCGGGTGCTGGCCGCCGGTCGGAAGGAGGCAGTCGATTCGGTCGCGGTCAACGGCTGGAACACCTACGAGATTCGGGCGATCGGTCCCGACATCCGCCTGACCCTCAACGGCGTGCCCTCAGTGGCCTACCGCGAGCAGGACGAGGCAATCCCCCGTCGGGGCCAAATCGCGGTTCAGGTCCACTCGGGCGGACCGCTCAAGGTGGAATTCCAAGAACTGTGGATTCAGCGCCTGCCGCACTTAACCTCCGACGCCCGGCCCGATGGCGTGGCTCCGACCCCCAATGTGCCCGGTTTCCATCGCCGTTATCTTCAACCCGCCCAAGCCGGTGAGGACCCCCGCGCCTACACCGTCTGGCTGCCTCCAGCTTATGACGGCGTCAAAACCTTTCCGATTTTGATCTTCCTGCACGGCTCGGGAGAGCGCGGGGTCGATGGCCTGGCCCCCGCCCAAGTCGGTTTGGGACCGGCGTTGGTGAATCACCCCGACCGTTACCCGTATGTCGTGCTGTTCCCTCAAGCCCGCGAACGCTGGTCGGGCGACGGGACCGACATGGACGCGGTCGTCGCGCTTCTTGACGACGTGACCGCATCGTACAAAGTCGATCCTAACCGGGTGGCGCTCACCGGGTTGTCGATGGGCGGGGCCGGTTGCTGGAACCTCGCGTTGCGAATGCCCGAACGGTTCCGCGCAGTGGCTCCAGTATGTGGATTCGTCGATCCGGCCCGGGTGACTCCGCTCAAGAACGTGCCGTTTTGGGTCGTGGTGGGCGACGCCGACCGGCTCCTGCCCGGCAGCCGAGGCCCGGTCCAGGCGCTGGAGGCGCTGGGAGCCCGCCCGGTTTATAAAGAGCATCGCGGAGTCGGCCACAACTCCTGGGATCGCGCCTACGACGATCCCGCCTTCGCCCGTTGGCTCGCCGAGCGCTTGGAAGTCCACGACGGCGAGTGA
- a CDS encoding DNA polymerase ligase N-terminal domain-containing protein, which yields MPRFAILEHDWPTLHWDILLESGPALRTWAASAPPGHDSPAVVTVAVAEAVKEARGLEGIDSLSLVYALPDHRLAYLDYEGPVSNQRGRVVRFDSGAFAIRLWNDFQVVAALRGDRLRGVLTLVRLDRPRHSRGHPWGLAWSPSDLLPSTAPTPRHPVG from the coding sequence ATGCCGCGCTTCGCCATATTGGAACACGACTGGCCCACGCTTCATTGGGACATCCTGCTGGAGTCGGGACCAGCGTTGCGGACCTGGGCCGCCTCCGCACCGCCGGGCCACGACAGTCCGGCGGTCGTCACCGTGGCGGTCGCTGAGGCGGTGAAGGAGGCTCGGGGATTGGAGGGAATCGACTCGTTGTCGTTGGTGTACGCGCTTCCAGATCACCGGTTGGCCTATCTCGACTACGAAGGCCCGGTCTCCAACCAACGGGGCCGGGTCGTTCGCTTCGACAGCGGCGCGTTTGCAATCCGCCTCTGGAACGACTTCCAGGTGGTGGCGGCGCTTCGGGGCGATCGCCTGAGGGGCGTTCTGACCCTAGTTCGCCTTGATCGTCCCCGTCACTCCCGAGGCCATCCCTGGGGCCTAGCCTGGTCACCCTCGGACCTCCTACCCTCAACCGCCCCGACGCCACGCCACCCCGTCGGGTGA